The genome window ATCGCCGCCGCGCCCGAGCCGCACCGGGTCTCGGTGCGCGGCCTGCTCGCCACCTCCGGCGCCGCCGGCTTCCTCTACCTGCTGCTGCCCCGGCTCGGCCGGGCGCCCGCAGTGCCCTTCCTGGCCCTGGCCGTGCTCGCCGCGCTCGCCTTCCCGCTCACCATGCGGCTGCCCGCCGCCCGGTGCGGCGCCGCCCGCGCGGTGCGCGGCCGCCGGCTGCCGCACCGGCGCGCGGGCCTGGCGCTGGCCGGCGGGATGGCGCTCTGGTCGCTGGCGCAGAACGCGCTGTGGGGGATCAGCACCCAGATCGGCCTGCACCAGGCCGGGTTGACGGAGCGTCGGATCGGCCTGGTGCTCGCGGTGGCGCTGGCCGGCGGCCTGCTCGGCGTGCTCGCCGCCGGGGCGCTCGGCGACCGGTTCGGCCGGGCGCTGCCGGTCGGCGCCGGTACCGCCGCCATCGCCCTGTGCGTCGCACTGACCGCGGCCAGCCGTTCGGCGGCCGCCTTCGCCGGTGGCGAGGTGCTGTGGAACGGCCTCTACCCGCTGGTGCTCAGCTACCTGCTGGGCACCGCGGCCGCCCTGGACCCGGCCGGGCGCTGGACGGTGCTGGCCGGTGCGGCCTGCACGCTCGGCCTGGTCGGCGGGCCGCTCACCGGCGCGCTGCTGGCCGCCCGGGTCGGCGGGGCACCGGTCGGCGCCCTGCTCGGCGGGGCGCTGCTGCTGGCCGCCGTGCCGCTCACGCTGGCCGCCCGGGCCCGGCCGGTGATCCCGGCCCAGCGGCGGGGCTGACCCCGCGTCGGGCCCGGCCGCGGCGGCCTCAGGTGGAGATCAGTGAGGAGAGCAGCCCGGACACCTCGGTGCCCCGGGGCAGGTCGCTCACCTGGCCGTCGCCGACCTCCACCACCATCCAGCCGCTGCCGTCGGCCAGCAGCGCCAGGTCGGTGGTGACGAAGCGGCAGCCGAGCGAGCGGACCAGCGAGCGGATCAGGGTGAGGTCGGGCGCGGGGAAGACCTCGGGCGTGTCGGGGTGCGGGCCGGTCAGCACCGGTTCGCCGTCCACCCACCAGACCCGCGCCTCGGTGCCGCGCGCCGCCGCGTCCGGCTCGCCCGCCGGGCCGGCGGCCGGCGCGAACCGGTGGAACCGCCGCAGCACCACGCCGCCGGCCAGGTAGTCGCCCTGCAGTTCCACGAACCGGCCGACCACCCGGGCCAGCGCCGGCAGGTCGGCCAGGTCGGGGATGTAACAGGCCTCGTGCCACTCGTGCTTGCGGGACTTCACGTAGTCCTTGACGATCGCCGGGCCGCGGCCGCCGAGCCGGGCGGCGGCCTCGGCCAGCGCGCCGCGGTCGGCGTCGGCGGGGAGCCAGACGCTGTCCGGGGTGGCGCCCTCGAAGGTGCCGTACCAGCCGGGCAGCTCGTGGGCCGTGCGGTAGGCGGCGGCGCTGGTGAGCAGGTGGCAGCCGCGCTCGGCCAGGGCCCGCACGAACCCCGCGTAGGCCTGGACCGGCAGCATCCAGCCCCGGTACCAGGCCGGTCCGGTCCCGGCCGGCACCCGGCGGACCGCCTCGGCCGCGTCGCCGGCCAGCAGTGCGTCGTGGTCCACCAGCGCGGTCTCGCCGCCCAGGCCGCGGACCAGCTGGGCCTCGTAGGAGTAGTGCGGATCGACCCGCCGGGGGTTCAACGGATCCTGCGGCAGCAGGATGGTCGGGGCTGGCATGGCCCACAGGGTAGCGGGGTGGTACCCGGTGGTCCCGTGGTTCGGCCGTGTCCCGCGGT of Kitasatospora viridis contains these proteins:
- a CDS encoding ATP-grasp domain-containing protein, translating into MPAPTILLPQDPLNPRRVDPHYSYEAQLVRGLGGETALVDHDALLAGDAAEAVRRVPAGTGPAWYRGWMLPVQAYAGFVRALAERGCHLLTSAAAYRTAHELPGWYGTFEGATPDSVWLPADADRGALAEAAARLGGRGPAIVKDYVKSRKHEWHEACYIPDLADLPALARVVGRFVELQGDYLAGGVVLRRFHRFAPAAGPAGEPDAAARGTEARVWWVDGEPVLTGPHPDTPEVFPAPDLTLIRSLVRSLGCRFVTTDLALLADGSGWMVVEVGDGQVSDLPRGTEVSGLLSSLIST
- a CDS encoding MFS transporter is translated as MSPRLRVAGRTPAHHAPRPAADPARPALIALYAVGSLPGYLAPAVVARLVAGCSLTATQAGAVGSALLLASAAAGLALAGRVAILGQARTARAGLLLLLLGCPLAGTAGPGAGLRLLVGCLLAGLGAGTAGAVAATGIAAAPEPHRVSVRGLLATSGAAGFLYLLLPRLGRAPAVPFLALAVLAALAFPLTMRLPAARCGAARAVRGRRLPHRRAGLALAGGMALWSLAQNALWGISTQIGLHQAGLTERRIGLVLAVALAGGLLGVLAAGALGDRFGRALPVGAGTAAIALCVALTAASRSAAAFAGGEVLWNGLYPLVLSYLLGTAAALDPAGRWTVLAGAACTLGLVGGPLTGALLAARVGGAPVGALLGGALLLAAVPLTLAARARPVIPAQRRG